In one window of Macadamia integrifolia cultivar HAES 741 chromosome 2, SCU_Mint_v3, whole genome shotgun sequence DNA:
- the LOC122070112 gene encoding peptidyl-prolyl cis-trans isomerase CYP21-4-like, translating to MARIKPQTLLLQSKKKKGPTRISLTTIITCNLIVVLIVLCLFATYRHWSQRSRNQQEEHGLPNLLDVDAKKFDLPGYAIINTSKGSITVELFKNGSPEIVDKFLDLCQKGHFKGMPFHRVIKNYVIQGGDYQRLGAAEDWTSKGKPGNQLTISPRHEAFMLGTSKTKQDSKGFELFITTAPILDLNDKLMVFGRVIKGEDVVQEIEEVDTDEHYQPKSPIGIISVTLKREI from the exons ATGGCAAGGATCAAACCTCAAACATTGCTACTTCAAAGCAAAAAGAAGAAGGGCCCTACTCGCATCAGTCTCACTACTATCATTACTTGCAACTTAATTGTAGTATTGATCGTGCTGTGCTTATTTGCTACCTATAGGCATTGGTCTCAGAG GTCCAGGAACCAACAAGAAGAGCATGGCTTGCCAAATCTTCTG GATGTGGATGCAAAGAAATTTGATCTCCCTGGTTACGCT ATTATAAATACCTCAAAAGGTTCGATTACGGTGGAGCTTTTCAAGAATGGATCTCCTGAGATTGTGGATAAATTTCTTGATTTGTG TCAAAAGGGGCACTTCAAGGGGATGCCTTTCCATCGTGTAATAAAGAACTATGTGATTCAAGGGGGAGACTATCAAAGACTAGGAGCTGCAGAAGATTGGACATCGAAAGGAAAACCTGGCAATCAACTTACAATAAG CCCCAGGCATGAGGCATTTATGCTTGGAACTTCAAAGACTAAACAGGATAGCAAAGGATTTGAGCTTTTTATTACGACTGCACCAATTCTGGATTTAAATGATAAGCTTATGGTGTTTGGGCGGGTGATCAAAGGAGAGGATGTTGTTCAG GAAATTGAAGAGGTGGATACTGATGAACACTACCAACCAAAGTCCCCAATAGGGATCATCAGTGTTActttgaagagagagatttga
- the LOC122060124 gene encoding uncharacterized protein LOC122060124 → MTRAKQRTIDLETYEGFLQNPHYQYPTINQLNQIIHMHGFTKLHRRPKRVLIDALSMMDLLIPLRSTLKERVSSSYASLPIEQVKEDLDILEWQECPVRSVETVKQPQQEVQRRYQKLAGGNLLPTRLGHTKRVSEMAMGFGNTTKKPRSKRKRGSLLKAGCVTSKTDANLSAIAAASMPSPPVFANLGFSIPSMDGAWYRLETIRTQRTLGFH, encoded by the exons atgacgaGAGCTAAGCAGCGGACGATTGATCTCGAAACCTACGAGGGTTTCCTTCAGAACCCCCATTACCAATACCCCACCATCAACCAGCTCAaccag ATAATCCATATGCACGGATTCACCAAACTGCACAGGCGTCCCAAG AGGGTTCTGATTGACGCCCTAAGCATGATGGATCTACTGATCCCGCTACGGTCGACGTTGAAAGAAAGAGTGTCGTCGTCCTACGCTTCTTTACCTATCGAGCAAGTGAAGGAAGATCTGGACATTCTGGAATGGCAGGAATGCCCCGTTCGATCAGTTGAAACAGTGAAACAGCCACAGCAGGAAGTTCAACGCCGGTACCAGAAACTCGCCGGTGGGAATCTCTTACCCACCCGCCTTGGCCATACCAAGCGGGTGTCGGAGATGGCAATGGGGTTCGGCAACACAACGAAAAAGCCTAGAtcgaagagaaagagaggaagccTATTGAAAGCAGGTTGTGTTACCAGCAAAACTGATGCCAATCTATCCGCCATTGCTGCTGCTTCTATGCCTTCTCCTCCAGTTTTTGCCAATCTTGGCTTCTCAATCCCATCCATGGATGGCGCATGGTATCGACTAGAAACTATTAGAACGCAGAGAACTTTGGGGTTCCACTGA